In Pseudothermotoga hypogea DSM 11164 = NBRC 106472, the following are encoded in one genomic region:
- a CDS encoding RNA polymerase sigma factor — protein sequence MSKELDREILKFLEDRKVTPTLEKMLREIVSFNLVDILGRENVLKIFGNEKSAVDEIFQDVLGAFWEKRSEILTRNIDNLTGYLVKSVENKIYDYARSKKRKKVLSLDSISDSESEESTFLDFIQLEEEARRDPLEQILAEKNFEALRNLFSGKEKDLCDFFYKKLFSDEKTNIFASGKTVQARYKSHERLAKRIRDFVMENGITEAEFSRIVEIYMSEICEKIRQNR from the coding sequence GTGTCAAAAGAATTGGATCGTGAAATACTCAAGTTTCTCGAAGACCGAAAGGTGACGCCAACCTTGGAAAAGATGTTGAGGGAGATCGTTTCCTTCAATCTCGTCGACATCCTCGGACGAGAGAACGTTCTCAAGATCTTCGGTAACGAGAAATCCGCCGTCGATGAGATTTTCCAAGATGTTTTGGGTGCATTCTGGGAGAAGAGATCTGAGATCTTGACGAGGAACATTGATAATCTGACTGGTTATTTGGTGAAGTCCGTGGAGAACAAAATCTACGATTATGCGAGGTCGAAAAAGCGGAAGAAAGTCCTTTCCTTGGATTCGATCAGTGATTCAGAATCGGAAGAATCGACTTTTCTCGACTTTATCCAATTGGAAGAAGAAGCACGAAGAGATCCCTTAGAACAGATTCTTGCCGAGAAAAACTTCGAGGCGCTGAGAAACCTTTTTAGCGGTAAAGAGAAAGATCTGTGCGATTTTTTCTACAAAAAACTCTTTTCGGATGAAAAAACGAATATCTTCGCATCTGGGAAGACTGTCCAAGCGAGGTACAAATCACACGAAAGGCTCGCCAAGAGGATTAGAGATTTCGTGATGGAAAACGGTATCACAGAAGCGGAATTCAGCAGGATCGTGGAAATTTACATGTCAGAAATCTGCGAAAAGATCCGTCAAAATAGGTGA
- the cas2 gene encoding CRISPR-associated endonuclease Cas2, translating to MYVIMVYDVNVKRVNKVLKISRKYLNWTIRSVLEGFLTKESYESLKRELLKVIDEKEDSVYFYLIDTDRQPHKIVLGEVRTDFKFIG from the coding sequence TTGTACGTTATAATGGTTTACGATGTGAACGTCAAGAGGGTAAATAAGGTTTTGAAGATTTCTCGAAAGTATCTGAATTGGACCATTCGTTCGGTCCTCGAGGGTTTTTTGACGAAAGAATCCTACGAGAGCCTGAAAAGGGAGTTGCTGAAAGTTATAGATGAGAAAGAGGATAGCGTGTATTTTTATTTGATCGACACCGACAGACAACCACACAAGATCGTCTTGGGAGAGGTCCGAACGGATTTCAAGTTCATAGGTTAG
- the cas2 gene encoding CRISPR-associated endonuclease Cas2, with protein MSKYHLVVYDVNEKQVGKVHKILSRYLFWQQNSTFEGYLPKSSVKELLRKVRRLLTGEDALVVYFLTSKERLRKEVLGIDKSRTVGKIVV; from the coding sequence TTGTCCAAGTACCATCTGGTCGTCTATGATGTGAACGAAAAACAGGTTGGAAAGGTTCACAAAATCTTGTCGAGGTACCTGTTCTGGCAACAGAACTCCACATTCGAGGGGTATCTTCCGAAGAGTAGTGTAAAGGAACTGCTGAGAAAAGTTAGACGCCTCCTAACAGGCGAAGATGCCTTAGTGGTTTATTTTCTGACTTCTAAAGAAAGACTCAGAAAAGAGGTTCTCGGGATAGACAAATCAAGAACTGTCGGAAAAATCGTGGTCTAA
- the cas6 gene encoding CRISPR-associated endoribonuclease Cas6 produces MRLYIDFEFDKLELPVDYNHILHAFVLNLIEDDELRYFIHEEGYRYQKRKYKMYCFSRLLGNFQLNHDRKTIEFDKNVTLIVSSFDDNLIELLVDKLSRFETLHLGENKVRPSKISLFDLPRTNFIQVSTKSPVTVYSTIEERGKRITIYHDPESEDFIRILKENLKRKYLAIFGEEFEHEFDLEIQHVGKQPKKVVMVYKNRKIDGWLTSFDMKGPYKILKLAYDTGIGSKNSVGFGCIELIDSPLGKI; encoded by the coding sequence GTGAGGCTTTATATCGATTTCGAATTTGACAAGCTCGAACTCCCAGTTGATTACAACCATATCTTACATGCATTTGTGCTCAACCTTATCGAGGATGATGAGTTAAGGTATTTCATCCATGAAGAGGGTTACAGATACCAAAAAAGGAAGTACAAAATGTACTGCTTCTCGAGATTGCTCGGTAACTTTCAACTGAACCATGATCGTAAGACCATTGAATTCGATAAAAACGTCACCTTGATAGTTTCCTCCTTCGACGATAACCTGATCGAGCTCTTGGTAGACAAACTCTCCAGATTTGAAACCCTGCATCTTGGGGAGAACAAGGTTAGACCGTCCAAGATCTCTCTCTTCGATCTTCCACGAACGAATTTCATACAGGTTTCAACGAAATCACCGGTGACGGTCTATTCCACAATTGAAGAGCGCGGAAAAAGGATCACGATATATCACGATCCCGAGAGCGAGGACTTCATCAGGATCTTGAAGGAAAATCTGAAGAGAAAATACTTAGCGATCTTTGGAGAAGAGTTTGAACATGAGTTCGACCTCGAAATACAACACGTTGGAAAGCAGCCGAAGAAGGTTGTGATGGTCTACAAAAACAGAAAAATAGATGGCTGGCTGACATCCTTCGATATGAAAGGTCCATACAAAATACTCAAGCTTGCCTATGACACCGGTATCGGGTCTAAGAACTCTGTCGGATTCGGTTGCATAGAATTGATCGACAGTCCCTTAGGGAAGATTTGA
- the csm5 gene encoding type III-A CRISPR-associated RAMP protein Csm5, translating to MVIDVNPGFSSWIEIEPVSPVFIGSDEKIERFETIVEGNMVYILDFQKLLGRDDFVELFVAKMQDILDPSVKDRAMKEIFQKLNLKLSEVSLDSFPAQWRNNKPDNLQMKRFVRSAGRYYVPGSSIKGAIRTALIRSDQSLVRRFEDLLKTIVEDSMKESKQGMKREKERNINIKGGIFGSPNQSPFRLLEISDSDFIDKKFVKFKLITVRNLLNVKTKISMMLELWLDKQDESNKVRVLLQSRVDRLSQMKNWITDPGKLLETLGDKGKFIEAVKSATEKIIQLEIERIKKALNSNEFKLILGFYEKLREENKKMRDGFILRLGAQTGFFSKTFFTRFLNRNELEFLKSTHKVYNLFPVSISIAEPSYESPVPKPLGWVRVRFVS from the coding sequence GTGGTGATTGATGTGAACCCGGGATTCTCGAGTTGGATCGAGATAGAACCGGTATCACCCGTTTTCATAGGTTCTGATGAAAAAATAGAAAGGTTCGAGACGATCGTCGAGGGAAACATGGTGTACATTTTGGACTTTCAAAAACTTCTGGGAAGAGATGATTTCGTTGAACTGTTCGTCGCGAAGATGCAGGATATTCTGGACCCCTCAGTGAAGGACAGGGCGATGAAAGAAATCTTTCAGAAGCTGAATTTGAAGCTATCCGAAGTCTCTCTGGACAGTTTCCCAGCCCAGTGGAGAAACAACAAGCCGGACAACCTCCAAATGAAGAGGTTCGTTAGATCGGCAGGAAGGTATTACGTCCCTGGAAGTTCCATAAAGGGTGCCATTAGGACAGCTTTGATAAGAAGCGATCAGAGTCTTGTTCGACGTTTTGAAGACCTATTAAAGACGATTGTGGAAGATTCCATGAAAGAATCCAAACAGGGAATGAAAAGAGAGAAAGAGCGAAACATCAACATTAAAGGGGGAATCTTCGGTTCGCCCAACCAATCTCCGTTCAGACTACTCGAAATCTCAGATAGTGACTTTATAGACAAAAAGTTCGTCAAATTCAAACTCATCACAGTGAGGAACCTGTTGAATGTGAAAACAAAGATTTCCATGATGTTGGAGCTCTGGCTTGACAAGCAAGATGAATCCAACAAAGTTCGTGTGCTTTTGCAATCCAGAGTGGATAGGTTATCCCAGATGAAGAATTGGATCACAGATCCAGGTAAATTGCTCGAGACGCTTGGGGATAAAGGCAAGTTCATCGAGGCCGTCAAAAGTGCGACCGAAAAGATCATCCAATTGGAAATAGAGAGGATCAAGAAAGCTTTGAATTCAAACGAGTTCAAGTTGATCTTGGGCTTTTACGAAAAACTGCGTGAAGAGAACAAAAAGATGAGAGATGGATTTATTCTCAGGCTCGGTGCTCAAACTGGTTTTTTCAGCAAAACCTTCTTTACCAGATTTCTTAACAGGAATGAGCTGGAATTCTTGAAATCGACCCACAAGGTCTATAATTTGTTCCCAGTGTCGATCAGCATTGCAGAACCGTCTTATGAATCACCGGTGCCAAAGCCGCTTGGATGGGTTAGAGTGAGGTTCGTTTCTTAA
- the csm4 gene encoding type III-A CRISPR-associated RAMP protein Csm4 has product MTYRVKLRFRAPLHVGFMDTAYELSDTLIHSDTIFSALICSHALLYGEDCTDELLRALVEGKTRLLISSAFPSVGNVHFFPKPKGEDFGLSKNSLSSSSQFKKLKKVRFVDEDVLFKRAQVSLENVRGQFLTKDREALKEEPFLIIERPRVSVNRYDSSSNLFYFAEVHFNENAGLWFYLSADANIEKEILSALKLLSEEGFGGDRTYGFGTFDFELEQTTVPNSGNRYLLISVCVPNTSEVKAVPEKVLNYDLVHRTGYVHMSDRRAKKVLAFAEGSVFKEPIEGTILDVSPEGFEQQYGHRVFRYARAFLVAYEGGD; this is encoded by the coding sequence ATGACGTACCGAGTTAAGCTGAGATTCAGAGCACCGCTCCACGTTGGATTTATGGATACGGCTTACGAGCTGTCAGATACGCTGATTCATTCAGACACCATCTTCAGCGCACTCATCTGCTCCCATGCCCTTCTCTACGGTGAGGACTGTACCGATGAACTGCTTCGTGCCTTGGTGGAAGGTAAAACGCGGTTGTTGATCTCCTCCGCCTTTCCAAGCGTTGGAAATGTTCACTTCTTTCCCAAACCAAAGGGTGAGGACTTCGGACTGAGCAAAAATTCTTTGTCTTCCAGCTCTCAGTTTAAGAAGCTTAAGAAGGTCAGATTCGTCGACGAGGATGTTCTTTTCAAGAGAGCTCAGGTGAGTCTGGAGAACGTTCGTGGACAATTCCTCACCAAGGACAGGGAGGCTTTGAAAGAAGAACCGTTCCTGATAATCGAGCGTCCAAGGGTTTCGGTGAACAGATACGATTCGAGTTCGAACCTCTTCTACTTTGCGGAGGTTCACTTCAACGAAAACGCGGGGCTGTGGTTTTACCTGTCTGCGGATGCAAACATCGAGAAAGAGATTCTTTCGGCATTGAAGCTCTTGTCGGAGGAAGGCTTTGGTGGTGATAGAACCTACGGATTTGGCACGTTCGATTTCGAGTTGGAGCAAACCACCGTTCCGAACTCAGGGAACAGATATCTGCTGATCTCTGTGTGTGTTCCGAACACCTCAGAGGTCAAAGCGGTGCCTGAAAAGGTCTTGAACTACGATCTGGTTCACAGGACTGGCTACGTGCACATGAGCGACAGGAGGGCGAAGAAAGTCCTGGCTTTCGCCGAAGGCAGTGTGTTCAAAGAGCCAATTGAAGGGACTATCCTGGACGTTTCGCCAGAAGGCTTCGAGCAACAATACGGGCACAGGGTCTTTAGATACGCCAGAGCCTTCCTGGTGGCGTACGAAGGTGGTGATTGA
- the csm3 gene encoding type III-A CRISPR-associated RAMP protein Csm3 → MSNENKIKLVGKYILTADIELVTGLHIGTSKEEVEVGGLDNPVVKDPFGNPYIPGSSLKGKMRMLMEFHEGLVDSSGKVHSCQKKDCKICGLFGRAIEKKEENTQSPPIFNRTRLIVRDAKLDKDSLKDLENLLETRWTEIKYENSINRITSAALPRPQERVPAGARFKAEFVVNIFEGDEGGDKNEDGDKKNPYLDCLLTAMELLEDDYLGGSGTRGYGKIKFKNITIKRRDASYYSGDEKVEEVRVYGDSPKEVRNKLKQS, encoded by the coding sequence ATGAGTAATGAGAACAAAATCAAGCTGGTTGGGAAGTACATCCTGACGGCGGACATCGAACTCGTAACGGGTCTGCACATCGGTACGAGCAAAGAGGAAGTCGAAGTCGGAGGTCTGGACAATCCAGTGGTGAAAGATCCATTTGGCAATCCTTACATTCCCGGCAGCAGTTTGAAAGGAAAAATGCGCATGCTCATGGAGTTCCACGAAGGATTGGTCGATAGTAGTGGCAAAGTTCACAGTTGCCAGAAGAAAGATTGCAAGATTTGTGGCCTGTTTGGAAGAGCAATTGAGAAAAAAGAGGAAAACACTCAGAGTCCTCCCATTTTCAACAGAACCAGGCTGATAGTGAGAGACGCAAAGCTGGACAAAGACAGTTTAAAGGATTTGGAAAACCTCCTCGAAACGAGGTGGACTGAGATCAAGTATGAAAATTCCATAAACAGAATCACATCGGCAGCTCTGCCAAGACCTCAGGAACGTGTTCCGGCAGGTGCAAGGTTCAAGGCAGAGTTTGTCGTGAACATATTCGAAGGAGATGAAGGTGGAGACAAGAATGAAGATGGAGACAAGAAAAACCCTTATCTTGATTGCTTACTCACGGCGATGGAACTGCTCGAGGACGATTACCTTGGTGGAAGTGGCACGAGGGGCTATGGAAAGATCAAGTTCAAAAACATAACTATAAAGCGTCGCGATGCTTCCTACTATTCTGGAGATGAGAAAGTTGAAGAGGTTCGGGTTTACGGTGATAGTCCGAAAGAAGTGAGAAACAAGCTCAAGCAATCATAA
- the csm2 gene encoding type III-A CRISPR-associated protein Csm2 produces the protein MGDNKDARQQQTRGNNNLQENFKAVVRLIEQNEVNYDQLHELAEKIAKDLKLNSTKIRKFYNFAKKIKTMKQLGQEVDLKRDLNRFIAILLYDAGREEDKKKKLIMKEFAEGMRQIAEKVKIHSKLEYAYDIFVDFFEALVAYHRYYQAVKKENEREGSER, from the coding sequence ATGGGTGACAATAAGGATGCCAGACAACAGCAAACCAGAGGAAACAACAATTTACAAGAAAACTTCAAAGCGGTCGTCAGACTCATCGAACAAAATGAAGTGAACTACGACCAATTGCATGAACTGGCCGAAAAGATAGCAAAAGATCTGAAGCTGAACTCGACCAAAATAAGAAAATTCTACAACTTTGCCAAAAAGATCAAGACCATGAAGCAGCTTGGGCAAGAAGTTGATCTGAAGAGAGATTTGAACAGGTTCATCGCAATTCTACTGTACGATGCCGGAAGGGAAGAAGATAAAAAAAAGAAGCTGATCATGAAGGAGTTCGCTGAAGGTATGAGGCAGATAGCAGAAAAGGTCAAGATCCATTCCAAGCTCGAATACGCCTATGACATCTTTGTCGATTTCTTCGAAGCGCTCGTCGCTTATCACAGGTACTATCAAGCTGTAAAGAAAGAAAACGAACGGGAGGGAAGTGAACGATGA
- the cas10 gene encoding type III-A CRISPR-associated protein Cas10/Csm1: MELETLKDVLYLASLFHDIGKFRQRGKLDEDLKKRIRKEFSYEIKSDPQRGIAHEYVGAYVYKNSKLPFKEEAPILISHHHEQLSNLKTEYDVLTKLLTISDRISASEREEQQTSSERKIKLMRSIISSVSLKGERKPPYYKPISRFSRFEGLMDKDQAEEYDHEEDYERLWKEFEELISQDDLLRSYEDKEKRYLFFERIYHLLKEYTSNIPSAYYYSEPNVSLFSHAISTAAIAISLFKQFEEKLFEKSNDRFVFAERIFSSIESLIRSYSSLRSDQPLPNDEPVLGIIKGDVSGIQNFIYNVPNAHGLKKLRGRSFFIAYLAEVIARYIVEKEGLYIANILFCGGGHFYILVPARAFDRLSKYQKILDEKLFKAFSIDLSVLLVGKELTLYDILNFKVHEELSRKLEAEKNRKFSRILDSLFSRPIDLSGPVCPYCNRRMKQKGPDQELECEFCESFAHIGAELVKKRYMKLLKTSEIENPKSANEVFKMFGYMIEFTDNPNEFSYALNKDEFDPKKSMYFVKTANYISKELVEGMEKTTDLETMAERAKGVKRWGILRGDLDNLGKVFASITNVEENQKSSISMVSTLSSEIELFFGVELEKFVAKEFKNCNVVYSGGDDFMILGPWNELPMLSQGIAKHFADYSRNEELSISMAVAIAPSRKYPVYKLGVEAGEMLEKLAKSYMRNGLEKSALALFSGCVGWEEFADFLEKKKLLEKIVEDHDVTKNLIHTLKVFVERQKKKEPTKIWQLYYYVARLIERQTNNEAKKDIQSFFNDILVGRNRLYEKLDLLLEWVHNETRKVEIKGISN, from the coding sequence GTGGAATTGGAAACTTTGAAAGATGTGTTGTATTTGGCTTCACTCTTTCATGACATAGGAAAGTTCCGACAGAGAGGAAAACTCGATGAAGACCTCAAAAAGCGAATCAGAAAAGAATTCAGTTACGAGATCAAAAGTGATCCACAAAGAGGCATTGCTCACGAGTACGTGGGCGCGTATGTCTATAAGAACTCAAAACTTCCTTTCAAAGAAGAAGCTCCAATCTTGATATCGCATCACCATGAACAGCTTTCGAATCTGAAAACTGAGTACGACGTGCTCACCAAGCTTTTGACGATCTCAGATCGCATATCGGCTTCCGAGCGAGAGGAACAGCAGACTTCTTCCGAACGGAAAATCAAGCTCATGCGTTCCATAATATCTTCCGTGTCGTTGAAAGGAGAGAGGAAACCACCATATTACAAGCCCATCTCTCGTTTTTCCAGATTCGAAGGTTTGATGGATAAGGATCAAGCTGAAGAATACGACCACGAAGAAGATTACGAGAGACTCTGGAAAGAGTTCGAAGAATTGATCTCACAAGACGATCTTCTGCGCTCTTACGAAGACAAGGAGAAAAGGTATCTGTTCTTCGAGAGGATCTACCACCTTTTGAAAGAGTACACCTCGAACATTCCATCGGCCTACTACTACAGCGAACCGAACGTCTCATTGTTTTCACATGCGATTTCGACCGCAGCCATAGCCATTTCGCTGTTCAAACAATTTGAAGAAAAGCTGTTTGAGAAATCTAACGATCGCTTCGTTTTCGCCGAGAGGATATTCAGCTCGATCGAAAGTCTCATAAGAAGCTACAGTAGCCTGAGGAGCGATCAGCCTTTACCGAACGACGAACCCGTTCTGGGGATCATAAAGGGCGATGTGTCCGGCATTCAAAACTTCATCTACAACGTTCCAAATGCCCATGGATTGAAGAAACTGCGTGGTAGATCCTTTTTCATAGCTTACCTTGCAGAAGTCATAGCGAGGTACATTGTTGAAAAAGAGGGCCTGTACATCGCGAACATACTGTTCTGTGGAGGCGGGCATTTCTACATCCTTGTTCCCGCCAGAGCATTCGACAGACTGAGCAAATATCAAAAGATCCTGGACGAAAAGCTTTTCAAGGCGTTCAGCATAGACCTGAGCGTGTTGCTGGTCGGGAAAGAACTCACACTGTACGACATCTTGAACTTTAAGGTTCATGAAGAGCTTTCGCGTAAGCTCGAGGCAGAAAAGAACAGAAAGTTTTCGAGAATATTGGATTCGCTGTTTTCCAGACCGATCGATCTCTCAGGTCCAGTCTGTCCGTACTGCAATAGGAGGATGAAACAAAAGGGCCCGGATCAGGAACTCGAGTGCGAATTTTGCGAGTCTTTCGCACACATCGGAGCCGAGCTTGTTAAGAAAAGGTACATGAAGCTTTTGAAGACATCGGAGATCGAGAATCCGAAGAGTGCCAACGAAGTTTTCAAAATGTTTGGCTACATGATCGAATTCACAGACAACCCAAACGAGTTTTCGTACGCATTGAACAAGGACGAATTCGATCCGAAAAAATCGATGTACTTTGTCAAAACCGCCAACTACATCTCCAAAGAGCTCGTCGAGGGTATGGAGAAGACGACTGACCTGGAGACGATGGCGGAAAGGGCGAAGGGAGTCAAGAGATGGGGAATACTCAGGGGAGATCTGGACAACCTCGGCAAGGTGTTCGCATCGATCACGAACGTTGAAGAGAACCAGAAGAGTTCGATTTCCATGGTCTCAACTCTCTCTTCTGAGATAGAGCTGTTCTTCGGCGTTGAGCTGGAAAAGTTCGTCGCCAAAGAATTCAAAAACTGCAATGTGGTGTACTCGGGTGGAGACGACTTCATGATACTTGGACCATGGAACGAACTTCCTATGCTTTCACAAGGCATTGCAAAACATTTTGCGGATTATTCAAGGAATGAAGAACTATCCATATCCATGGCCGTGGCGATCGCACCGAGCAGAAAATATCCAGTCTACAAGCTTGGTGTCGAAGCGGGTGAAATGCTCGAGAAACTCGCAAAGTCTTACATGAGAAACGGTTTGGAAAAGTCTGCACTCGCCTTGTTCAGTGGATGCGTCGGATGGGAAGAATTTGCGGATTTTCTCGAAAAGAAAAAGCTACTGGAAAAGATCGTCGAGGATCACGATGTGACGAAAAATCTCATTCACACGCTGAAAGTTTTCGTCGAAAGACAGAAGAAGAAAGAACCAACGAAGATCTGGCAACTTTACTACTATGTCGCAAGGCTCATTGAAAGACAGACGAACAACGAAGCAAAGAAAGACATCCAAAGTTTTTTCAATGACATCCTGGTCGGTAGGAACAGACTCTACGAAAAACTCGATCTGTTGTTGGAATGGGTGCACAACGAGACGAGAAAAGTGGAAATTAAGGGCATTTCGAATTAA
- the cas1b gene encoding type I-B CRISPR-associated endonuclease Cas1b, with amino-acid sequence METVYVFKNGYLRKKNATLFIEPKDKDEKPVYIPLKNVSSLMVFSEVELNKKTLELFSKAQTPVFFYSYYGDYIGCFYPVEENKTGEVLLLQFKHFEDLERRIFIAKEILLATAENLVRVLEDYLENFSSLDESINYIQKLKDSYHRQNTIASLMAIEGNIKKCYYKALGEILSRKDFKFEERVVRPPKDEINAMLSFGYSVLYNVVLAEIFKTSLEPSISFLHEPNKRKHSLQFDIAEIFKPIIVDKAILTLVNKGMIKKEHFREVEGGVYLNNDGKKILLEEIEERLERTRKNEHGQNLSYRTLIRYECYKLIRHLKGEGTYSAFRL; translated from the coding sequence ATGGAAACAGTTTACGTTTTCAAGAACGGCTATCTCAGGAAAAAGAATGCCACATTGTTCATTGAACCGAAAGACAAGGATGAGAAACCGGTCTACATTCCTCTAAAGAACGTCTCATCTCTGATGGTTTTCTCCGAAGTCGAACTCAACAAGAAAACCTTAGAGCTATTCTCGAAAGCTCAGACACCGGTGTTCTTTTACAGCTACTACGGAGACTACATAGGTTGTTTCTATCCCGTCGAAGAAAACAAAACCGGAGAGGTTTTGCTCTTACAGTTTAAGCATTTTGAGGACCTGGAGAGGCGCATATTCATTGCCAAAGAAATTCTTCTTGCCACGGCTGAGAATTTGGTCAGAGTCCTCGAAGACTATCTGGAGAATTTCAGCTCCCTCGATGAAAGCATCAACTACATCCAAAAACTCAAAGACAGCTATCACAGGCAAAACACTATTGCGAGCCTAATGGCGATCGAGGGTAACATCAAAAAATGCTACTACAAAGCGCTTGGAGAGATACTCTCGCGAAAGGACTTCAAGTTCGAAGAGAGAGTTGTGAGACCACCAAAGGACGAGATCAACGCGATGCTAAGCTTTGGATATTCTGTGCTGTACAACGTCGTGCTCGCTGAGATTTTCAAAACATCCCTCGAGCCTTCGATAAGTTTTCTACACGAGCCGAACAAGAGGAAGCACTCTTTGCAATTTGACATAGCAGAGATTTTCAAGCCGATCATCGTTGACAAAGCGATCCTGACTTTGGTGAACAAAGGAATGATCAAAAAAGAACACTTCAGAGAGGTGGAAGGCGGAGTTTATCTGAACAACGATGGTAAGAAGATTTTACTCGAAGAGATCGAGGAAAGGCTCGAAAGAACCAGAAAAAATGAACACGGGCAGAATTTGTCGTATCGCACTTTGATACGTTACGAGTGCTACAAACTCATCCGGCATCTCAAAGGTGAAGGAACTTACTCGGCGTTTCGCTTGTGA
- a CDS encoding SAVED domain-containing protein produces the protein MSREKLLKDFELLPKDQPNRKLIFYEVFKLFLENRDHANAALLLSKEYSLSFEQSMRVVLSDHKEVKFPVVGGESSDVRRALVFNSNLEFCNLTEHTPKLRIIERLVGFELSVLFDGDFCGDSFMLAVAVGALSKNLPNHVAFSGCLDEHGNVALAESLERKLRVCSEQGLELLTGLDVRNFRDLVDFFDTREHHVPVYLCYKHSERVEDRGWEELRETVERSFPSKSLELYRKIYRVEMFHRRHMLQENEYASELRRAFETLQVVFQSGGVPHLAINGPASFAMALGIAVGAKRRIAVYHYQGGYHLVLDLTGPEKLRKIKALKREEELELLEYELLGDGEEAAFVIHLASHDPLPQVREFLKNRDVFIAYVRSKQPGMLKIGDWTEYVCELFSVTQIVKRRRAYRGASFFLSCPVPIAFGFGVAFGDYASGFVYQYDQASSRYVPIFRIEQLSQTVLSNQGGLVR, from the coding sequence TTGTCAAGAGAAAAGCTTTTGAAGGACTTCGAGCTCCTTCCCAAGGACCAGCCCAACAGGAAGTTGATCTTCTACGAGGTGTTCAAACTTTTCTTGGAAAATAGAGATCACGCCAATGCGGCCCTCCTACTCTCCAAGGAGTATTCGCTGAGCTTCGAGCAGTCCATGCGCGTGGTTTTGTCTGACCATAAAGAAGTGAAGTTTCCAGTGGTGGGTGGAGAATCGAGCGATGTGCGACGAGCTTTGGTCTTCAACTCGAACTTAGAGTTCTGCAACTTAACGGAGCACACACCGAAGCTCAGAATCATTGAAAGGCTCGTCGGTTTCGAACTGTCCGTGCTGTTCGATGGAGATTTCTGTGGAGATTCCTTCATGCTCGCTGTCGCAGTAGGGGCGTTGTCGAAGAATTTACCGAATCATGTGGCTTTTTCGGGTTGCTTGGACGAGCATGGGAACGTCGCTTTAGCGGAAAGCTTGGAAAGAAAGCTGAGGGTGTGTTCTGAGCAAGGGTTAGAACTGTTGACAGGCTTGGATGTGCGAAACTTCAGAGATTTGGTTGATTTTTTCGACACTCGAGAACACCATGTTCCAGTGTATCTGTGTTACAAGCACAGCGAACGTGTAGAGGATCGTGGTTGGGAAGAGTTGAGAGAGACCGTGGAAAGGTCTTTCCCCAGCAAGAGTTTGGAGCTTTACAGAAAGATCTACAGAGTCGAGATGTTCCATCGAAGGCACATGTTACAGGAAAATGAGTACGCTTCGGAGTTGAGAAGAGCTTTCGAGACACTGCAAGTGGTGTTTCAGTCGGGTGGAGTTCCACACTTGGCGATCAACGGGCCAGCATCTTTTGCGATGGCGCTCGGCATTGCGGTGGGTGCGAAGAGAAGGATCGCTGTGTACCATTACCAAGGTGGGTATCACTTGGTGTTGGATCTCACCGGCCCAGAGAAGCTGAGGAAGATCAAGGCTTTGAAAAGAGAAGAGGAACTTGAGCTTTTGGAGTACGAATTGCTTGGTGATGGTGAAGAAGCTGCGTTCGTGATACATTTAGCCTCGCACGATCCACTGCCACAGGTGAGGGAGTTTTTGAAGAACAGAGACGTGTTCATTGCGTACGTACGTTCGAAACAACCTGGCATGTTGAAGATCGGTGATTGGACCGAGTATGTTTGCGAACTCTTCTCGGTCACGCAGATCGTCAAAAGAAGACGCGCCTATCGTGGCGCGTCTTTCTTTTTGAGCTGCCCTGTACCGATCGCCTTCGGTTTTGGGGTCGCATTCGGTGACTACGCGTCCGGTTTTGTTTACCAATACGATCAGGCCTCATCGAGATATGTTCCGATTTTTCGAATAGAACAGTTATCTCAAACGGTTTTGTCGAATCAAGGGGGTCTCGTTCGTTGA